TCTGAGCATCCAAACTCCTTAGACTCATGGCACCTGAGGGGCCCTCTTAGGAGTGGCCAGAGGGAGCCCAGCCTACCTGCAGGCATCCTCTGGCACACAATACTGGGAAGTAATAGGCATGGAATTCTCCAGCAGCTGGATGGAGGTCAGGGATGGCACTGGGTCTGTAAGAAGAGAGGCTGTTGGGCAGTGAGGGAGGGGACAGGGTAGAATTATAAATGACAGTCACTGGGACTTCCACTCACACCTCAGTGAGAGCAGGAAGTCTTCTTCCCAGGCCCTCACAACAGGATCACGCCACACCCTTTTCCCAGCTGCTCTAGAACCAGCTCGTTCCTATGAGCCCGAGGTCTGCCTCCTTCATAGAACCAAGTCACCCAGAAGCAGATAGAGGTCTCTCCTGGACCAGCAATGTACAGGAACGCATTCTCAGGCCTCTGCTCCTGGCCACACACATTTCTTCACAGCCCGGGGTTCAGCAGGGGCCACCCTGGCAGCCAGAAACCAGCCATGGAAGGGCAGGAGAGCCGTACACAACTGGGGCTGCCTCCAGCATGGGGTCCTCGTTGAGCAAACCCACTTCTGAGGAGTCACAAGCAGCGGGGAGTGGAGGATGTGTGTGCATTTCAATGTCTCGGGCTTGCTGCTGCCTAGTCCTCTACCCCAGAAGTGGGAAGCTGCGGTCACTGGCCTCTGAACATCTGCTTGACCTGGTACATTTTCCGTTCTTTGAGGCCTACACCCAAGGTCTCTAGCAGCACCCACAACACCCTGTGAAGCCACCTGATACAGACACAATGGCTTTCCTCACAGGCAACCCCCAGATGTCTTTCAAGGATGGCTCAATGTCACCTCCTTAGGGAAGCCTTCtctggttgcttccctccttggTCGCCCTAGACTAAGCTCCCTCCCTACTCCTGGGGACCCATCACTTTGAGGTGTCTTCACCTCTGCACACTCAGGCAGAGCCATGCGTGTCTCGAGCATCATATCTGTCTTGAGCGTCCATGGAGCGGAGGTGAGCTCCCTACCCTTGGGGTTGCCCACCACTTTGAACATCTGTCTCTGCACAGCCCACAGTGTCTAGGTGTCTGTTTGCTAAGCCACAAAGTCAAAGTGAGGAAGCCCACATCTCAGTGTAGAGACTCTGGTTAAGGCTACCGGGAGCCCAGAGAATACACACAAgtcagcctgaaagaacactttgGTGCTAAAGAGTTCTACCTTGGTTAAAACCAAAGATTTGAGGCCGAGGTCCTAGTACCTCATCCTCTCCACCCTGGCATAGAGACAGAGTGAACATGATCTGGAATTTGGCAAAGTGGAGACATAATTTTAGCTGGCCTGATGATGGGCTATATGACCCTTCACCTAAGTCTCCAGTTCCTCATTGGAACCATGGCAACAGTGCCTTCCTCTTTTtgtccgagacagggtctctcattagctGGGACTTCATCAAATAGGCTAGGCTAGCTGTCCAGCGGGGTTCagggatctgccagtctctgcctccatcttgctATCCCTGGAATTACGAGTGTGTGCCGCCACACCGGGTATGTTCTAGGGATCGAACTTTGGACTTTATGCGTTCAAAGCAAGTACTTTGCCTCCTGGGCCATCGTTCCATCCAAGTTGTGAGGACTAAACGACATGATCTGCATGAGGCTTCTGGCCTGATCCCTAGTGTCTGCTGACTGACAGTTCTGTGCCCAGGCAGCCTTGTGGCTGGGCCGGCTATGAAGAGTTGAGAGGGGCAAGTACCTAGCTGGCCCTGGGTCTGAGCAAGTTGGGCAGGGCTTGGGCTGGGTTGAGGGGCTCCTCTGCGGGCACGACTGTGGAGACCGAAGCTGGGGATGTTCTTGCCCTTGCCCTGCCCCCCAGGAAAGGGGACCACAGGACTGGCTAGAGGGTCCAGGCTTTTGGAGTGCTTGGAATAGCCGATGCCATTAGCCGAAATGCCCCAGGATTTGGCTCTGATGTTGGTGACTGGCAGCGGGGCCATCTGGCTGGGGCCTATAGACAGAAGCAAAGATAAGCTGAGAAAAGGAGAACCAGCTGCCTCTTGTTCTGGGCTTCTGTGAACCCTCTTGTGTTTCCTGGTTCCCTTGGGGGCCAtgacccctcccccaacctccaaTCCAGGAATCCCTCCCACTTTCCCTCTGGAGCCTTTTTCTCTGGATGCAAATAAGACCAAACACCCCTGCCCACCCTGGTCCTGCCCCTAAAACATCCATACCTGAGTgattggggctggggctggggctggggcttggAGCAGGGGTAGCCATGGGGCCAAGGCTAGGATCTGTAACAGgactggaggtgggaatggagcaGCAGACGACAGGGCAGGACTGGCTGGAGCATAGGTCCAAGGTGCGGAGAGCTGGACCTGAGGCTGAATTGGtaactgaggaagccagaagctcTATGAGCTGGAGGAGGACACTGGAGCCCCACACCCAGCCACCTGCCCCACCTCATCATCCCTCCAGACACGCACCCAGCAGCAAAGAGGGCTGTGTGCTTGGCATGCCGGTGGTCATAGAGGACTGTCGGAGCTGTGTGGTCCCAAAGCTCTGGCTGGACCTGCTAACAAAGGGCAGGCTGGGCTCAGAGGCACAGGGAGAGCCCGAGGTCAGGGGGTAGGAGGGCTGGGAGTCCCAGAGAAGCAGGGGCGGGCAGGAGGTGGTGGAGAGGGAAGgtggagcagaagcaggaaggaggtagcaggagccagaggagggaggggtgcttGGTCGGACACATACCATGGGCACATGGCCTCACTCCCCCCAGGATGCTGGGGCCGGAGCAGggccaggagacaggaagtggacaCGGCAAGAGAGCTAAGAGACAATGGAGAGACCAGGAGGGGGACAggcaaaggggaggagagagaaaaggcacAGTCAGAGGTAGCCCCAGGAGCTAGGGCGTGACAGTGACAGACAGAGCCCAAGGTCCTGCTCCGGCCCTCCTTCCCGGCACTCCTTCTTCCTCCAAGTGTTCTCCAGATGGACTGACTACCTGAAGGAGTACTGAGCAGGCCAGAGAGAACCTGCAGAGAGCGCCCACTAAACAGGagacctcccctcccaccccaacaGGCTCTGGCAGACTATAAGCCTAAGGCTGGACCCCGTTAGAGAGAGATGCCTCTGACCCAGGCCACCCTCCATTCGTCCCACCTGGCCAGAGAGCTTAGCAGCGGCCCGATCTCTAGGGACATACCCATCAGCATCCACCAGGTCCTCTTCGGAGCGCAGGCTCAGCACATACAGTGTGGACATGGACACCACGCTGGGAGCCACAGAAAAGGGTCACTGTCCGAACGCAAGCCACCACCCAACACTGTCTCTCTATGGCAGACTCTGCGGTCTTCCCAGGGGATGTCTGCAAATAGCCCTTCCCAGACCCCGGGGGAGGAGACAGACTGGGCACCCCACCTTCCCCAACCCCAGCTGCCTGATTCCCAGTCCGTGGTCCTCCCCAGCTCCAGGGCCCCGGATCCAGGCACATCTGACCCACTGGGGTAGACAGCTCTGCTCTCTCCTGCAGCCTCCCCAGAACCTGAGAGACAAGTCACCTGAAGGCCATGACCACCACCAGAGCAATGATAGTTCCCTGCAGGAAGCGCTGACTGATGCAGGCCTGGTCTGGGACCACTGGTGATGACTGGCGACCAAGAGGAGAGAACACAGCAGAAGATGGGTAGACTTAGGAGCCCCCCTTCCTGGTCCggtctccccaccaccaccactctccaCAGTCaaagggaaaggaagcaggaagggcCAGAAGGGCCTCAAGGTCAAGAGCGGAGAGGGCAGGGGCTAGAGCTGGAGTCGATGGAGTTGGAATGGTGCCAGCTGGAAGGGGGAGGCCGTGGAGATAAGGACGCCCTGGCCCTATGAGCCTCCCAATCCTGCACAGCCTCACCTTACTGGCCACCTTAGGGGGCCTCTTCTTGTGGGGGACGCTGCCTGCCCGGCTAAACTGGCTCCCTGCATGGCTGCAGTAAGAGGACAAGGGGTCAGGATGCTTCCCAGAAGGGGGTCTCTCCTGACCCCCAACCTCACCCGGTGCCCCTACCTGAAAGCGCCAGAGCTGCCAGTCGACTTGAGGCTGTCAAGGCGACGCAGTTTGGCCAGCTTGTGGCTCCAGCGCTCCAGCTCATCAATGCGGGTCTCCAGGTTGTCTGTCAGTTTGCATAACTCCTTCACAGCCCCCACATTCTCCATGAAGATTCGCTCCTGCCGCGGGCAACAACAGCCCTGAGGACACCAGCAGCAGCCCAAGAAGTGCCCAAGCTGTGGGCTGGACGGGGGCAGGAGCAGAATCGCCCCTCTCCACGGCCAACAGAGGCCCTAGGAATATCCCTGCCTGGAGGTGGCCTCGGCTCCAGCCAAGTCCTGGTTCACACAGCATGTCTTTTGTCCCCTGCCTGGGCTGAATATCTACCTGACCAGCCTTGCCTCTCTCAAGTCAGAGCTCCAGCCCTTGGATCTGCTCCCTCAGGCAGGTAAAATGTGTCATCTGTCTGTTTCTGCACACAAGGTTCATGACACGAAGTGCAAATATTCCCTTCAGAATAAACCATACCTTCGAGTCTTGAGACAACTACGTGACACACTGAGCTATCCTCTTTTAACTGATGGGGGCCGGGGGAGCGCAACCTCAGTGGGTTGCGCTGTACCAGACAGCCTCCAGTGGTCAACTTGTCCTTCCATCTTGAATACTGGCCCCCTTCTTGTGCGGTGGGGAGGGACTCTGGAGGTACTAGGAGGAaagttcttcttcctccctctgccagCCAGTGCCCCCAGCTGGCTAGCCCCTCTGTCCCAGAGCTTCATCCAGTCCCCCATAACCGACCTTGTTTACTACCAGGAAGTTCTCTATGGTTTTCCCGTTGGCAAAGACTACATCTCCTGTGTCCTTCACAGCCTCAGGCAAGATCTCCTTCACTTCCTGTGCGATGACACCTGGGGACAAGCCAAGGGTGTGTTGTGTGACTGGGGGTCCTGCCCTTAGCTGCTCGTAGCTTTCTGGAGAAGTACCTGAGAGCTGAGTTTTGAGGAACCCTGGAGCAGGGGCTCCCTTGGACAATTGTTCACAGCCTAGAAGTTCCCAGGCTCAGGATGTGAGATTTATGGGGAAGGTAGGATCCTAGCGGTGTCTTAGGGGGAGGAGGTGAGGTTCTGAGAGGATGCAAAGTCTCTGAATGCTGTGTGACAAAGATTTCAGGCCAGGTGACGCTTAGGATGATGGTTCCAGGGGCAGGGATCCAAAGACTTGGGAGGCATGATATTCCAGTAGCAGAGGGGTCAATATTTCAGAGGGTGGGACTCCAAAGATCAATGCAGGGGGCTCTGGGAACAGGCTCCAAGAGACAGGACAGACTGGTCAGGACTTGAGGACACAGGTGCATCTCTACCTGTCTCTGGGGCAGTGGCCTCAATGCCTGCGCTGGCAGCGAACTCGGGCTTGTATCTGTAGTGCACCAGCCGCATCCTCGAGATCCGCTTCAGCTGCTCAGTGGTGTCCACCTGCCAGGGGATAGAGCCCATGCTgaaccctcctcccttcctccagagCAGGCCTCAGGGACAGCTGGATGGCAGCCTGTGGGCTGCAGTGTGGAAGGGAGACTCTGGTACAGGGGTACAGAGTcagcctccccacccctaccctggcATCCTTCCCACTGGTCCTCCTCACCACCCACAGCACTGCCCCTCACCTATGGCCTCAGCCCTACCTCCTGGACATGCTCCTTGGCCCGCAAATCTGAAGGGTGCATGAGAGATCCCATGACCTTGACATTGCCATGCACAACCAGGGCCTCATCTGGCCGGTCTGTGTTGATGCCCACACGGCCATGGTGGAAGACGGTGTCTGGCAGCTGTGCCCGTTGCCACAGAACGTCACTGTCACTCTCAAACTGGCCTGGGTTAGAGGCCTACGGCAAGTTGGATCTGGATCAGTCTTGGAGTTAGGGGGAACTTCGGGGCCCTGAGAAAAGGGGAGACCCCAGGAACACCCTTCCTAGTCAAGCCTCCTTGCCCCACCATGGTCAATCAACTGCCCTGTCCATTGTGACAGCATTGAGTCACTTGTGGGACCCAGGAGACTACTAGGTGTGAGCCACCTTCGTGTTTTACAGTGAAAAAGACCCGGCGGCCTAGATAGGGTCACAAAGCCCAAGGGCACACAACCAGTGCCCAACAAGAGCTGAACATCAACCCAACCCCATCCCATAGTATTTCCTTGATGCCATGTCTTCCAGCTCAAGGGAGGTCTTGCCCCTGGCGGGAGATGACTCTCACCCGCACAATGATGCGCTCTGAGATCTGGGCTGCCAGTGTGTAGTTCTGGTTCTGTGCATGTGCCTGGAGGGCCACCACCAGCATGAAATACCTGGGATACACCGGGGACTCAGTAACACTCAGGGGTGCCTGGGCACATAGCCTCACTCTGTCATCACACCCCAGGAGGTGGAGTTATCCCAGGATCCCAGAAGAGAAACAGGAGCCTCCACTAGGGGGCAAAATTCCTCTCTGGGTCCACCACTAGGAGCCCTAGAACTGTTTTTGAACTCAAACATCCGTCTTCTGAGCCTGAGTCCCGAAATCTGCCAAATATTTTGAACCTCAGGTTCCTCCTCTGAGAAACAGGCCGTCGTGAACCCTGTCCCTGGCTTGCTCCATGGAGGCCCCTATGTGACGCGCTGCTCGGAAGGGAGAGGCGCACGTGGCCAGGCCGGCTTGCTCACCTCTGGTCAGGGTTGGGCTTGCCCTTCTTCCGCATGTTGTTGGCGGTGGTCTCGCTGAAATGCAGCCGCCCCACGGTCACCTTTGTGACCTGCTCAGGGGGAAGGTTGACCCTGCAGAGGATGAGCAGATAATGCCCAGGGGGCAGAAAAGGAGGCTGCCAGGAGCCCTGCAGCAGAGCGACCGCAGGCGAAGAACACGGTGCGTCGTGCCTGCCCGTCTCCCCGGCCAGGTCTAAGATGGGCCCTTCCaggcaccccccccaccccacggGGCTGGACACTCACGTGACGGGGTTGAAGGGCCTCTTGCTTCTGTCCGACTGTGACTGCTCAATATTGATAGACTGGTTCAGGGCCTCTAGCTGGAAAGGAACGGGCCCAGGGCACCTCAGGACAAGGTCCCCGTCCtggccttttcctccttcctcccctcgcCCTGGTCTGCAGCGGAATTCTGCCTCCACTTCACTTCCTCACAAACTCAGGGGCCTCTCCATCCACACGCCACACTCCCAAGCCATTTCGATGACACACGGAGCCTTCACGTCAGCTCACAGTTCATTCCTTCCCCTACTTCCATATGGTAATGTGTGGTCACCTCCACGATGCCAACATGTCACCACCGAGTCATCTGACTCCCTAACTTCTCCGTGCACACCCATGTGTTTCCCAGTTAGTCTTATGACCCATACCCATACCTGCACACTCTTCTCACCTGCagccgcccccccacacacacacaccgcatcTCAGTCACTCTCACATACCCATAGCCTCTCAGAAACAGTGGCTGAACCATGGCCAACACGCCAGGCCCAGCCTGTGACAGAATCAGACACACCTTGTCTTGTCCCCAGGGAGCTCATGGGCTCCAGGAGTCGTGCTATGGAACCCCTCAGTCACAAAGGGCCTCGGGGGAGGTTTCCCAGAGGGGCAACAGGATGGCGTCTGCCAAGAGGAATGGGATGGGACTGGGATGGGACTTCAGGAGGGCATCTCACGGGGTGCAAGTGTGGGACCCGGCACACACGGGGATGGATTTCTGAGGCCCTTGTGGACACAGCTTAGAAGACAGTGGGAAGACTCTGGAGTCCTGGGAAGGAAGGGGTACACTGCAACCACATGTGCCATGGGGATTGGGGCCAGAGTAGAAGCTGACTGGATATTCAGACATGGGATGGAGATGGCTCAAGccaaaggaggggggggg
The nucleotide sequence above comes from Peromyscus maniculatus bairdii isolate BWxNUB_F1_BW_parent chromosome 1, HU_Pman_BW_mat_3.1, whole genome shotgun sequence. Encoded proteins:
- the Myrf gene encoding myelin regulatory factor isoform X12, with protein sequence MDAPFGDPHLLRTITPETLCHVGVPSRLEHPPPPPAHLPGPPPPPPPPPHYPVIQRDLYMKAEPPVPPYAAMGPGLVPPELHHTQQTQVLHQLLQQHGAELPPHPSKKRKHSESPPNTLNAQMLNGMIKQEPGTVTALPPHPARAPSPPWPPQGPLSPGTSSLPLSIARVQTPPWHPPGAPSPGLLQDSDSLSGSYLDPNYQSIKWQPHQQNKWATLYDANYKELPMLTYRVDADKGFNFSVGDDAFVCQKKNHFQVTVYIGMLGEPKYVKTPEGLKPLDCFYLKLHGVKLEALNQSINIEQSQSDRSKRPFNPVTVNLPPEQVTKVTVGRLHFSETTANNMRKKGKPNPDQRYFMLVVALQAHAQNQNYTLAAQISERIIVRASNPGQFESDSDVLWQRAQLPDTVFHHGRVGINTDRPDEALVVHGNVKVMGSLMHPSDLRAKEHVQEVDTTEQLKRISRMRLVHYRYKPEFAASAGIEATAPETGVIAQEVKEILPEAVKDTGDVVFANGKTIENFLVVNKERIFMENVGAVKELCKLTDNLETRIDELERWSHKLAKLRRLDSLKSTGSSGAFSHAGSQFSRAGSVPHKKRPPKVASKSSPVVPDQACISQRFLQGTIIALVVVMAFSVVSMSTLYVLSLRSEEDLVDADGRSSQSFGTTQLRQSSMTTGMPSTQPSLLLVTNSASGPALRTLDLCSSQSCPVVCCSIPTSSPVTDPSLGPMATPAPSPSPSPSPNHSGPSQMAPLPVTNIRAKSWGISANGIGYSKHSKSLDPLASPVVPFPGGQGKGKNIPSFGLHSRARRGAPQPSPSPAQLAQTQGQLASLLTDPVPSLTSIQLLENSMPITSQYCVPEDACRLGNFTYHIPVSSSTPLHLSLTLQMNSSAPVSVVLCSLTSKEEPCEEGGFLQRLHPHQDTQGTSHRWPVTILSFREFTYHFRVALLGQANCSSEAGIQPATDYYFHFYRLCD
- the Myrf gene encoding myelin regulatory factor isoform X5 is translated as MEVVDETEALQRFFEGHDISGALEPSNIDTSILEEYIGKEDASDLCFPDISAPASTASFPHGPPAIPGSSGLHHLSPPGSGPSPGRHGPLPPPTYGTPLNCNNNNGMGTAPKPYLGGSGPPIKAEPKPPYAPGTLPDSPPDSGSEAYSPQQVNDPHLLRTITPETLCHVGVPSRLEHPPPPPAHLPGPPPPPPPPPHYPVIQRDLYMKAEPPVPPYAAMGPGLVPPELHHTQQTQVLHQLLQQHGAELPPHPSKKRKHSESPPNTLNAQMLNGMIKQEPGTVTALPPHPARAPSPPWPPQGPLSPGTSSLPLSIARVQTPPWHPPGAPSPGLLQDSDSLSGSYLDPNYQSIKWQPHQQNKWATLYDANYKELPMLTYRVDADKGFNFSVGDDAFVCQKKNHFQVTVYIGMLGEPKYVKTPEGLKPLDCFYLKLHGVKLEALNQSINIEQSQSDRSKRPFNPVTVNLPPEQVTKVTVGRLHFSETTANNMRKKGKPNPDQRYFMLVVALQAHAQNQNYTLAAQISERIIVRASNPGQFESDSDVLWQRAQLPDTVFHHGRVGINTDRPDEALVVHGNVKVMGSLMHPSDLRAKEHVQEVDTTEQLKRISRMRLVHYRYKPEFAASAGIEATAPETGVIAQEVKEILPEAVKDTGDVVFANGKTIENFLVVNKERIFMENVGAVKELCKLTDNLETRIDELERWSHKLAKLRRLDSLKSTGSSGAFSHAGSQFSRAGSVPHKKRPPKVASKSSPVVPDQACISQRFLQGTIIALVVVMAFSVVSMSTLYVLSLRSEEDLVDADGRSSQSFGTTQLRQSSMTTGMPSTQPSLLLVTNSASGPALRTLDLCSSQSCPVVCCSIPTSSPVTDPSLGPMATPAPSPSPSPSPNHSGPSQMAPLPVTNIRAKSWGISANGIGYSKHSKSLDPLASPVVPFPGGQGKGKNIPSFGLHSRARRGAPQPSPSPAQLAQTQGQLASLLTDPVPSLTSIQLLENSMPITSQYCVPEDACRLGNFTYHIPVSSSTPLHLSLTLQMNSSAPVSVVLCSLTSKEEPCEEGGFLQRLHPHQDTQGTSHRWPVTILSFREFTYHFRVALLGQANCSSEAGIQPATDYYFHFYRLCD
- the Myrf gene encoding myelin regulatory factor isoform X6 encodes the protein MEVVDETEALQRFFEGHDISGALEPSNIDTSILEEYIGKEDASDLCFPDISAPASTASFPHGPPAIPGSSGLHHLSPPGSGPSPGRHGPLPPPTYGTPLNCNNNNGMGTAPKPYLGGSGPPIKAEPKPPYAPGTLPDSPPDSGSEAYSPQQVNDPHLLRTITPETLCHVGVPSRLEHPPPPPAHLPGPPPPPPPPPHYPVIQRDLYMKAEPPVPPYAAMGPGLVPPELHHTQQTQVLHQLLQQHGAELPPHPSKKRKHSESPPNTLNAQMLNGMIKQEPGTVTALPPHPARAPSPPWPPQGPLSPGTSSLPLSIARVQTPPWHPPGAPSPGLLQDSDSLSGSYLDPNYQSIKWQPHQQNKWATLYDANYKELPMLTYRVDADKGFNFSVGDDAFVCQKKNHFQVTVYIGMLGEPKYVKTPEGLKPLDCFYLKLHGVKLEALNQSINIEQSQSDRSKRPFNPVTVNLPPEQVTKVTVGRLHFSETTANNMRKKGKPNPDQRYFMLVVALQAHAQNQNYTLAAQISERIIVRASNPGQFESDSDVLWQRAQLPDTVFHHGRVGINTDRPDEALVVHGNVKVMGSLMHPSDLRAKEHVQEVDTTEQLKRISRMRLVHYRYKPEFAASAGIEATAPETGVIAQEVKEILPEAVKDTGDVVFANGKTIENFLVVNKERIFMENVGAVKELCKLTDNLETRIDELERWSHKLAKLRRLDSLKSTGSSGAFSHAGSQFSRAGSVPHKKRPPKVASKSSPVVPDQACISQRFLQGTIIALVVVMAFSVVSMSTLYVLSLRSEEDLVDADGSSQSFGTTQLRQSSMTTGMPSTQPSLLLVTNSASGPALRTLDLCSSQSCPVVCCSIPTSSPVTDPSLGPMATPAPSPSPSPSPNHSGPSQMAPLPVTNIRAKSWGISANGIGYSKHSKSLDPLASPVVPFPGGQGKGKNIPSFGLHSRARRGAPQPSPSPAQLAQTQGQLASLLTDPVPSLTSIQLLENSMPITSQYCVPEDACRLGNFTYHIPVSSSTPLHLSLTLQMNSSAPVSVVLCSLTSKEEPCEEGGFLQRLHPHQDTQGTSHRWPVTILSFREFTYHFRVALLGQANCSSEAGIQPATDYYFHFYRLCD
- the Myrf gene encoding myelin regulatory factor isoform X7, whose protein sequence is MEVVDETEALQRFFEGHDISGALEPSNIDTSILEEYIGKEDASDLCFPDISAPASTASFPHGPPAIPGSSGLHHLSPPGSGPSPGRHGPLPPPTYGTPLNCNNNNGMGTAPKPYLGGSGPPIKAEPKPPYAPGTLPDSPPDSGSEAYSPQQVNDPHLLRTITPETLCHVGVPSRLEHPPPPPAHLPGPPPPPPPPPHYPVIQRDLYMKAEPPVPPYAAMGPGLVPPELHHTQQTQVLHQLLQQHGAELPPHPSKKRKHSESPPNTLNAQMLNGMIKQEPGTVTALPPHPARAPSPPWPPQGPLSPGTSSLPLSIARVQTPPWHPPGAPSPGLLQDSDSLSGSYLDPNYQSIKWQPHQQNKWATLYDANYKELPMLTYRVDADKGFNFSVGDDAFVCQKKNHFQVTVYIGMLGEPKYVKTPEGLKPLDCFYLKLHGVKLEALNQSINIEQSQSDRSKRPFNPVTVNLPPEQVTKVTVGRLHFSETTANNMRKKGKPNPDQRYFMLVVALQAHAQNQNYTLAAQISERIIVRASNPGQFESDSDVLWQRAQLPDTVFHHGRVGINTDRPDEALVVHGNVKVMGSLMHPSDLRAKEHVQEVDTTEQLKRISRMRLVHYRYKPEFAASAGIEATAPETGVIAQEVKEILPEAVKDTGDVVFANGKTIENFLVVNKERIFMENVGAVKELCKLTDNLETRIDELERWSHKLAKLRRLDSLKSTGSSGAFSHAGSQFSRAGSVPHKKRPPKVASKSSPVVPDQACISQRFLQGTIIALVVVMAFSVVSMSTLYVLSLRSEEDLVDADGRSSQSFGTTQLRQSSMTTGMPSTQPSLLLVTNSASGPALRTLDLCSSQSCPVVCCSIPTSSPVTDPSLGPMATPAPSPSPSPSPNHSGPSQMAPLPVTNIRAKSWGISANGIGYSKHSKSLDPLASPVVPFPGGQGKGKNIPSFGLHSRARRGAPQPSPSPAQLAQTQGQLDPVPSLTSIQLLENSMPITSQYCVPEDACRLGNFTYHIPVSSSTPLHLSLTLQMNSSAPVSVVLCSLTSKEEPCEEGGFLQRLHPHQDTQGTSHRWPVTILSFREFTYHFRVALLGQANCSSEAGIQPATDYYFHFYRLCD
- the Myrf gene encoding myelin regulatory factor isoform X3, translated to MEVVDETEALQRFFEGHDISGALEPSNIDTSILEEYIGKEDASDLCFPDISAPASTASFPHGPPAIPGSSGLHHLSPPGSGPSPGRHGPLPPPTYGTPLNCNNNNGMGTAPKPYLGGSGPPIKAEPKPPYAPGTLPDSPPDSGSEAYSPQQVNDPHLLRTITPETLCHVGVPSRLEHPPPPPAHLPGPPPPPPPPPHYPVIQRDLYMKAEPPVPPYAAMGPGLVPPELHHTQQTQVLHQLLQQHGAELPPHPSKKRKHSESPPNTLNAQMLNGMIKQEPGTVTALPPHPARAPSPPWPPQGPLSPGTSSLPLSIARVQTPPWHPPGAPSPGLLQDSDSLSGSYLDPNYQSIKWQPHQQNKWATLYDANYKELPMLTYRVDADKGFNFSVGDDAFVCQKKNHFQVTVYIGMLGEPKYVKTPEGLKPLDCFYLKLHGVKLEALNQSINIEQSQSDRSKRPFNPVTVNLPPEQVTKVTVGRLHFSETTANNMRKKGKPNPDQRYFMLVVALQAHAQNQNYTLAAQISERIIVRASNPGQFESDSDVLWQRAQLPDTVFHHGRVGINTDRPDEALVVHGNVKVMGSLMHPSDLRAKEHVQEVDTTEQLKRISRMRLVHYRYKPEFAASAGIEATAPETGVIAQEVKEILPEAVKDTGDVVFANGKTIENFLVVNKERIFMENVGAVKELCKLTDNLETRIDELERWSHKLAKLRRLDSLKSTGSSGAFSHAGSQFSRAGSVPHKKRPPKVASKSSPVVPDQACISQRFLQGTIIALVVVMAFSVVSMSTLYVLSLRSEEDLVDADGSLAVSTSCLLALLRPQHPGGSEAMCPCRSSQSFGTTQLRQSSMTTGMPSTQPSLLLVTNSASGPALRTLDLCSSQSCPVVCCSIPTSSPVTDPSLGPMATPAPSPSPSPSPNHSGPSQMAPLPVTNIRAKSWGISANGIGYSKHSKSLDPLASPVVPFPGGQGKGKNIPSFGLHSRARRGAPQPSPSPAQLAQTQGQLDPVPSLTSIQLLENSMPITSQYCVPEDACRLGNFTYHIPVSSSTPLHLSLTLQMNSSAPVSVVLCSLTSKEEPCEEGGFLQRLHPHQDTQGTSHRWPVTILSFREFTYHFRVALLGQANCSSEAGIQPATDYYFHFYRLCD
- the Myrf gene encoding myelin regulatory factor isoform X1; the encoded protein is MEVVDETEALQRFFEGHDISGALEPSNIDTSILEEYIGKEDASDLCFPDISAPASTASFPHGPPAIPGSSGLHHLSPPGSGPSPGRHGPLPPPTYGTPLNCNNNNGMGTAPKPYLGGSGPPIKAEPKPPYAPGTLPDSPPDSGSEAYSPQQVNDPHLLRTITPETLCHVGVPSRLEHPPPPPAHLPGPPPPPPPPPHYPVIQRDLYMKAEPPVPPYAAMGPGLVPPELHHTQQTQVLHQLLQQHGAELPPHPSKKRKHSESPPNTLNAQMLNGMIKQEPGTVTALPPHPARAPSPPWPPQGPLSPGTSSLPLSIARVQTPPWHPPGAPSPGLLQDSDSLSGSYLDPNYQSIKWQPHQQNKWATLYDANYKELPMLTYRVDADKGFNFSVGDDAFVCQKKNHFQVTVYIGMLGEPKYVKTPEGLKPLDCFYLKLHGVKLEALNQSINIEQSQSDRSKRPFNPVTVNLPPEQVTKVTVGRLHFSETTANNMRKKGKPNPDQRYFMLVVALQAHAQNQNYTLAAQISERIIVRASNPGQFESDSDVLWQRAQLPDTVFHHGRVGINTDRPDEALVVHGNVKVMGSLMHPSDLRAKEHVQEVDTTEQLKRISRMRLVHYRYKPEFAASAGIEATAPETGVIAQEVKEILPEAVKDTGDVVFANGKTIENFLVVNKERIFMENVGAVKELCKLTDNLETRIDELERWSHKLAKLRRLDSLKSTGSSGAFSHAGSQFSRAGSVPHKKRPPKVASKSSPVVPDQACISQRFLQGTIIALVVVMAFSVVSMSTLYVLSLRSEEDLVDADGSLAVSTSCLLALLRPQHPGGSEAMCPCRSSQSFGTTQLRQSSMTTGMPSTQPSLLLVTNSASGPALRTLDLCSSQSCPVVCCSIPTSSPVTDPSLGPMATPAPSPSPSPSPNHSGPSQMAPLPVTNIRAKSWGISANGIGYSKHSKSLDPLASPVVPFPGGQGKGKNIPSFGLHSRARRGAPQPSPSPAQLAQTQGQLASLLTDPVPSLTSIQLLENSMPITSQYCVPEDACRLGNFTYHIPVSSSTPLHLSLTLQMNSSAPVSVVLCSLTSKEEPCEEGGFLQRLHPHQDTQGTSHRWPVTILSFREFTYHFRVALLGQANCSSEAGIQPATDYYFHFYRLCD